In one Oncorhynchus nerka isolate Pitt River linkage group LG7, Oner_Uvic_2.0, whole genome shotgun sequence genomic region, the following are encoded:
- the LOC115131527 gene encoding teashirt homolog 1-like, with translation MPRRKQQAPRRSVAYGDEEEFKADDKIDEEHLQDDGLSLDGHDGEYLCNEDDDAGDRFSFQNSPLSNGTNPDAGYASPLSDTSDQLIDFQSTPSKDGLDKEEEEEAVRGEVEHLKVPNGLSLQDSLAQMKAVYANLISEASWSSITMDMLRSNSNKVSSVISNSNGSSHKGSNVILNSHANSLVNNNNHTNSSSGTSAPANTTSNISATSTANTTNTGSTGGVAYDWHQAALAKTLQHTPYNLLPEPSLFSTVQLYRQNNKLYGPVFTGASKFRCKDCSGAYDTLVGLTVHMSESGHYRDDNKDKEEERGKRWSKPRKRSLMEMEGKEDAQKVLKCMYCGHSFESLQDLSVHMIKTKHYQKVPLKEPMSALVSKLVPPTRKRAFQDLMSPCSPESVHNTPGVHLGETSKDQKVVNPYVTANNRYGYQNGASYTWQFEARKAQILKCMECGSSHDTLQQLTAHMMVTGHFLKVTNSASKKGKQLVFDPVVEENIQSIPLPPTSTRLPVSNVKSQPDSPPLHSSSTEEKREEHEENMEMSEPEKKIKEEKEDPPEKCEKPGKAGHYKYLTEEDLEEAPKGGLDILKSLEFTVSSAISKAQTGTPTWGGAGYPSIHAAYQLHGSLKSSMQSVQVVQPLFSTSSLKMMSSDSSNLIHSPSSPSPPPSHKNNVLAMEELVEKVTGKVTVKKEKEEKTSENKFKARSAKSPSPLSKERRGSPKVDSLNKPVKHIAVEDQSEPRSREGEAKDNKADLSTKNGTDVPKTAIGNSCNSLGIITDHSPEQPFVNPLSALQSIMNNHLGKASKMATPYLDPLSKLYKISNNMVEKPMNISTQVKPVQSINPFYDNNDQPMDLTKSKVTNGLTANSTFTTLNSTPNCNTNNSNRPILSNLSESLSSQNALMDISDMVKNLTGRLTPKSSTPSSISEKSDADNSAFEDGLEELSAVQKRKGRQSNWNPQHLLILQAQFTSCLRETSDGKFVMTDLGPQERVHICKFTGLSLTTISHWLANVKYQLRRTGGTKFLKNIDSGQPLFLCSDCASQFRTPSSYINHLESHLGFSMKDLSKLSIDHIREQQAVTRMITEKTFSSLGLTEEDSGSVFQCTLCNRTFVSKHAVKLHLSKTHGKSPEDHLVFVTELEKFDKA, from the coding sequence CTTACGGGGACGAGGAGGAATTTAAGGCTGATGACAAGATCGATGAGGAGCACCTGCAGGACGACGGCCTCTCCTTAGACGGCCATGACGGCGAGTACCTCTGCAATGAGGATGACGACGCCGGGGACCGATTCAGCTTCCAGAACTCCCCGCTCAGCAATGGGACCAACCCGGACGCCGGCTATGCCTCTCCGCTCAGTGATACCAGCGACCAGCTTATTGACTTCCAGAGTACTCCCTCCAAGGACGGACTtgataaggaggaggaggaggaggcagtcaGAGGAGAAGTAGAACACCTGAAGGTCCCCAACGGCCTGTCTCTGCAGGACAGCCTGGCTCAGATGAAAGCCGTCTATGCTAACCTGATCTCTGAAGCCTCTTGGTCCAGCATCACCATGGACATGCTGAGAAGTAACAGCAACAAGGTCAGCAGTGTGATCAGCAACAGCAATGGAAGCAGCCACAAGGGGAGCAACGTTATCCTTAACAGTCATGCTAACAGCCTTGTGAACAATAATAACCACACCAACAGCAGCAGTGGCACCTCTGCCCCTGCCAACACTACCAGCAACATTAGCGCTACAAGCACCGCTAATACTACCAACACTGGCAGCACCGGTGGAGTGGCCTACGACTGGCACCAAGCTGCTTTGGCCAAAACTCTTCAGCATACACCCTACAATCTCCTCCCCGAGCCAAGCCTCTTCAGCACTGTGCAGCTGTACCGGCAGAACAACAAGCTCTACGGCCCGGTGTTCACCGGTGCCAGCAAGTTCCGATGCAAGGATTGCAGCGGAGCCTATGACACACTGGTGGGGCTCACGGTGCACATGAGTGAGTCGGGCCACTACCGTGATGACAACAAGGACAAGGAGGAGGAGCGGGGAAAGAGGTGGTCCAAGCCCCGTAAGCGCTCCCTCATGGAGATGGAAGGCAAGGAGGACGCTCAAAAGGTGCTCAAGTGCATGTACTGCGGACACTCCTTTGAATCCTTGCAGGACCTGAGCGTCCACATGATCAAAACAAAACACTACCAGAAAGTGCCTCTAAAAGAACCCATGTCAGCCCTCGTCTCAAAGCTGGTGCCCCCTACCAGAAAAAGAGCATTTCAGGACTTGATGTCCCCATGCTCACCAGAGTCTGTACACAACACACCTGGTGTACACCTGGGAGAGACCTCAAAAGACCAGAAAGTGGTTAACCCCTATGTCACAGCAAATAACCGCTACGGCTACCAAAATGGCGCCAGTTACACCTGGCAGTTTGAGGCGCGTAAGGCCCAGATCCTCAAATGCATGGAGTGCGGGAGTTCCCACGACACCCTGCAACAACTGACAGCCCACATGATGGTCACAGGACACTTTCTGAAAGTGACCAACTCGGCGTCCAAAAAGGGGAAGCAGTTGGTGTTTGACCCCGTGGTTGAGGAAAATATACAGTCCATTCCTCTCCCTCCGACCTCTACACGACTCCCGGTGTCCAATGTGAAGTCACAGCCTGATTCTCCTCCCTTGCACTCCTCCTCCACtgaagagaaaagggaggagcATGAGGAGAACATGGAGATGAGTGAACCAGAGAAGAAGAtcaaagaggagaaagaggatcCGCCTGAGAAATGCGAGAAACCTGGCAAGGCTGGACATTACAAGTATCTCACAGAGGAAGACCTGGAGGAGGCTCCCAAAGGAGGTCTGGATATCCTGAAGTCCTTAGAGTTCACTGTGTCAAGTGCAATCAGCAAGGCCCAGACTGGCACGCCCACTTGGGGTGGTGCTGGCTACCCTAGCATCCACGCTGCCTACCAGCTCCATGGGTCTTTGAAGTCCTCCATGCAGAGTGTCCAGGTGGTTCAACCCTTGTTCAGCACTAGCAGCTTGAAGATGATGTCCTCTGACTCCAGCAATCTGATCCACTCTCCGAGCAGCCCTTCCCCACCTCCAAGCCACAAGAACAATGTGTTGGCCATGGAAGAGCTGGTGGAAAAAGTCACAGGGAAGGTCACtgtgaagaaggagaaggaggaaaaGACTTCCGAAAATAAATTCAAAGCGAGATCTGCCAAGTCACCCTCTCCACTGTCCAAGGAGAGGAGGGGCTCACCCAAGGTGGATAGCCTCAACAAGCCAGTGAAACACATTGCTGTAGAGGATCAGAGTGAGCCtagaagcagagagggagaggcaaaAGACAACAAAGCAGATTTGTCAACGAAGAACGGAACAGACGTGCCAAAAACGGCAATTGGAAACAGCTGTAACAGCTTGGGAATCATCACTGATCACTCACCGGAGCAGCCTTTTGTCAACCCCCTCAGTGCGTTGCAGTCCATCATGAACAATCACTTGGGAAAGGCCTCAAAGATGGCCACCCCCTATCTAGACCCTCTGTCGAAGCTGTACAAGATCAGTAACAACATGGTGGAGAAGCCCATGAACATCTCCACTCAGGTCAAACCGGTTCAGTCAATCAATCCATTCTATGACAACAATGACCAGCCCATGGACTTGACGAAATCCAAAGTTACTAACGGACTAACTGCGAACAGCACCTTCACTACACTAAACAGCACTCCCAACTGTAATACCAATAACAGCAACAGACCCATCCTCTCAAACTTGTCAGAATCTCTGTCGTCCCAAAATGCTTTGATGGACATCTCCGACATGGTCAAGAACCTGACTGGTCGTCTGACGCCCAAATCCTCCACTCCGTCCTCCATCTCAGAGAAATCTGATGCGGACAACAGCGCCTTCGAGGATGGCTTGGAGGAGCTCTCTGCAGTCCAGAAAAGGAAAGGCCGGCAGTCCAACTGGAATCCTCAGCACCTCCTCATCCTTCAGGCCCAGTTTACCTCCTGTCTCCGGGAGACGTCTGACGGCAAGTTCGTCATGACTGACCTAGGCCCCCAGGAGCGGGTCCACATCTGCAAGTTCACCGGTCTCTCCTTGACCACGATCTCCCATTGGCTGGCCAACGTCAAGTACCAGCTGAGGCGGACAGGCGGGACAAAATTCCTGAAGAACATTGACTCGGGCCAGCCCCTGTTTCTGTGCAGTGACTGTGCCTCTCAGTTTAGGACTCCTTCCTCTTACATAAATCATTTGGAGTCCCACTTAGGCTTTAGCATGAAGGACCTCTCCAAGCTTTCAATAGATCACATTAGGGAGCAGCAGGCAGTTACCAGAATGATAACAGAGAAGACTTTCAGTTCCCTGGGACTTACCGAGGAAGACTCGGGCTCTGTATTTCAGTGCACGCTTTGCAATCGGACCTTTGTCAGCAAGCACGCGGTCAAGCTTCACCTTAGCAAAACACACGGCAAGTCGCCGGAGGACCACCTCGTCTTTGTCACTGAACTAGAAAAGTTTGATAAAGCCTAG